One Candidatus Binataceae bacterium genomic window, TGACCGTTTTCCATGCATCGAGATTCGATGCGAGTGCGATTCCGAAGTCCATGGTTCAGCCTCCAATCCCAGCGAATCGAGCGAGCACTATCACTATTTGCGTAAAGGGAAAATCGCGTTAGGGTGAGTGTCTGGCACCATCTGGTTAGGAATTCTTCCCGTTATGCTGAAACTCTACGAACATCCATTTTCGCCATACGTGCAGAAGGTCAAGATTGCGCTCTATGAGAAGAACATTCCGTTCGAGGTCGAAATTCCCGACGCGTTCAGCGGCGCACCGACCAAGTTCGGCACTCTCAACCCGCGCCTGGAGGTGCCTGTCCTGGTCGATGATGGCTTTGCGATCTTCGATTCGACGATCATTCTCGACTACCTCGAGGACAAGTGGTCTAGCCCCCCGATGCTTCCGGTCACACCGCGCGAGCGGGCGCGCGTGAGGATGATCGAAGACCTGTGTGACACCTATTACGAGGCGATCAACTGGGGGCTGATGGAAGTTCGCGCATGGAAGCGGGTTACCGGTGATCGGGCCGCGGCGATCGAAAAGCGCGCAGGTGAGCAGACGGCGGGAGTCTTCGCCTGGCTGGAGCGAGAACTTGGCACAAGCCAGTGGTTCAACGGCTCGTCGTTCGGTCACGGCGATTTGAGCGTATTCCCGTACGCGCACGGCTCGGTGGTGTGGGGCGCCGAACCGAAAGCTGGATCGAGGCTTGCTTCGTGGCTGGAGCGGATGGACGAGCGCGAGAGCGTGCGCAAGACCATTGCGGCGACGCAGCAGTTTGCGGGCTCGATGGATGTGCTGCCGGCGATGCTCGAATCGGGCGTCTTCAAGCGACAGTATCGAGACCATCGGCTGGAGTGGATGATGCGGGTGGGCGGAGCTGAGGTGGTGCTAGAGGGATTGAGGAAGGGGACGATTCGGTTTTCGGAGGAAGTGTCTTAGGCCGCGTTGCGAGCACCGAGTTTCATCCGACTCTCCAACACTGCTTGTGACAAGTCCGGAAATTGTTAGACCCTCAGCTGGCGACAGCTTCGTCGTCTGGGGAAGTACCCCGCCGGCCGCGGCGGTGTATGACTTTCCCCTAAGCGGGGAAAGGAACCCAACCGAAGGGCTTACCTAACTGCTGTTTCGGCGGGTTCCGCGATTACCTGGTTCTCGAGCCTACCGATCTTTTCGATCTCGATTCGCACGACGTCGCCGGCCACCAGCCATTTTGGCGGTTTCATCGCGGCTGCGACTCCGCTGGGGGTCCCAGTCGAGACGATGGTGCCCGGCAGCAGGGTAAACACGGTCGACAGGGTTTCGACCTGGGCGAAGCAATCGAAGATCAGGTGCCGCGTATTTGAGTGTTGGCGCATTTCACCGTTTACGAAGGTCTTGAGGTCGAGCGCGTGCGGGTCGCCGATTTCGTCGGGGGTGACGATCCAGGGGCCGATCGGGCCGTGGGTATCAAACGATTTGCCCAGCGTCATGGTAGGCGCACGCATCTGCCAGTCGCGCACGCTGACGTCATCGACGATCAGATAGCCGGCAATCACTTCGTGAGCGCGATCGCGCGGCACGTGGCGGCAGCGCCGGCCGATCACAAAGCCGAGTTCTCCCTCGTAGTCGAGCGCCTTCGAAGCGCGCGGCAGATGAATCGGATCGTTCGGCCCGGCCACGCAGGTGGCCTGCTTGTTAAAGAACATCGGAAAGGAGGGTTTCTCGCGCCCCGTCTCGGCCACATGGTCGGCATAGTTCAGACCGATCGCGAGGAACTCGGGAGGGCGCGCGATGGGCGCTTCCAGCTTTAGCGAAGAGAGTGCAATCCGCCCCGCGTTGCCGGTGACGGCCTTTCGCGCGATGTCGAGCGCCTCGCGGCCAGCGCCCAAGAACGCGACCATCTCGCGCGGAAGTTCGGGTGCAGCTGCGGCCAGGTCAATGATCGATTCGTCGGTGACGACGCCGATGCCAGTTCTTCCTTGATACGTGAAAGTTGCTAGTTTCATTGTCGTCCTCGCTCATAGAGCCGCTTTGAACCTGAATGCGCCCCCGCTCCGGCTGATCTTGCCGGCCGAAGGGGTGGCGAAGTGAGTGCCGAACACCAGCACGTCGCGGTCCGCATATTTCTCTGCGAACGCGCGCCGCGTGCTCTTGGCCATCGCAAGGTCGCTGTCAAAAGCGTCGTCCCAATCCGGGTACTGGAACTGCACGGGATGATGAATCAGATCGCCGGTTATAACCGCGTCGTGGCCCTTGGACGAAATGCGAACGCTGTGATGTCCAGGAGTATGTCCGGGAGTGGGTTCGAGCCAGACCTCATCGGTGATTCGATGGTTCGAATCGACCAGCTTCGCGTGTCCTGAATCAACCACCGGGCGAACCGAGTCTTCAACCGGATCACGAGAGTCTTTGTTGTCAGACTTGGACCAGTAATCCCACTCGGTGCCGCCTACGAGGTAACGGGCGTTGGGGAAGGTCGGGACCCATTTGCCGTTCTCGAGCGTAGTGTTCCACCCGACGTGATCAACGTGGAGATGGGTGCACACGACGATGTCGATGTTGTCGCGGGTGTAGCCAGCTTTTTTGAGATCGTCGAGAAACGGCAGCTTGAGATTGCTCCACGCGGGGTTGCTACGCACCTTGTCATTGCCGATGCAGGTATCGACCACTATGCGCTTACCCTGGGATTCAAGGACCAGCGCGTGGATAGCCATCCTGAGCTTGCCTTTCTCGTCAGTGAAGGTGGGAAACAGCCAGCTTGCCTCTTTCTTGATGTTCTCTGGTGTCGCGTCGGGCAGTAACCAGGTGCCCGGCCACGGGGCTTCGCTTTCAATGATGCGGCTGACCTTGACGTCTCCTATCTTCCAGGTGCTCATTGGGGATCGACCTCCGCTACTGGTCCGCAACTTAACTCGATTCCATGGTGGTCGCCAAACGGGTCGCGCGAATTTGGAGTTGAAATTCCTAGTGGAATTGACTTCGGGGGGCCTGCCTTTGCGGGCCGGGACGCGAGCGGGCCGGGACGCGAGCAGCCCGCGATGACGAGAAAAGCAACTGGGTGGCATCGGGAAAAAGCGGTCGCCTAAATCGACGGTTCTACTTCAAAGCAAGAAAAAAAGATCTTGACAGGATGAATCCGGTTGCCTCTTCGGAGCAACAACCACTAACTAGAGAAGGGTCGGCACTAATCCGCTCGCGTCGGACCCATTTCTGTTAGCGGAGCGGTAGATCGGGTTTACCCGGTCGGGAATTTGGAGGTGCGAGTGATGTCGGTCAAACCACCTACGGCGGAAGAAATTCGAGAACTGGCGCGCGAGAGCTACATGGAACTGAGCGCGAGCGAGCTTGATGCGCTGGTGGGGGCAGTCCGTGCGCAGATTCCTTTGCTTGAACGGGTCGATGCGTTCGCGGCAGATATACCAGCGTCCGTCGCGCGCTATCCAAAACGCGACGCGGGCGCGCCGATGAATCGCAAGGACGATCCGCTCAACGCGGTGGTGCGAAAATGCCACATCGCTGGCGCGCCCTCGGGAAAGCTCAAGGGCAAACGTGTGGGTCTAAAGGATAGTGTTTGCGTGGCGGGCATTCCCGTCAGCGGAGGCTCGCACGTGCTGCAAGGGTATACCGCCGATATGGACGCGACGATCGTCGCTCGGATGCTGGACGCGGGCGCGGAGATCGTCGCGATGCTGAACATGGACGACTTCGCACTTTCCGGCGACGGCAAGACCTGCGCATGCGGGCCGACACTTAATCCGGTGAATCCGGAACATTGCTCCGGCGGGTCCTCAAGCGGGTCAGGGGCCGCACTGGGTTACGACTGGATCGACATCACCATCGGAACCGACCAGGGCGGGTCGATCCGAATTCCCTCGTCGTGGAGCGGCGTGGTGGGTATCAAACCGACTTACTCCTTGGTTCCGTACACCGGGGTTATGAGTATCGACCCCTCCCTCGATCACGTCGGCCCAATGGCGAAGAACGTTCGTGACTGTGCTCTCATGCTCGAGGTGCTGGCCGGCAAGGACCCACTTGACCAGAGGCAAGGGGAAGTTCCCATTGAAAGCTACACCGAGCTGCTCGACCGGGGCGTGAAGGGGTTGCAGCTGGGCCTCCTGCGAGAAGGGTTCGGGCACCCCGGTGCCGAGGCCGATGTCAATGACTGCGTGCGGAAAGCGGGCGCCGCCCTGGAAAAACTCGGTGCGACGGTGCGAGAACTTTCCATCCCGGAGCATCGCGATGCATCGGACCTGCTCTTTGCAATCGCGCCGGAAGGGATGATGAGGCTGGCCGATACGGCCTTGCAGAGCGTCCACTTCAACGGCAGCTACAGTCCGAGTCTTGCTGACTTTTTCAGCGCCAACCTGCCATCGCGCGCGAGCAAGGAAGCGCTGACCGTAAAGCTGATGGTCGTGCTCGGCAGATTCGCGGCGCGCCGATACAACGGGCGTCTGTACGCAAGGGCGCAGAACTATCGTCCGAAGCTGAGAGCGCTCTACGATGATGCTCTGAAATGCTGCGACGTATTGATGATGCCAACCACGCCAATGAAAGCGCCGCGGCAAGATTCCGAGACGCCGTACGGAATGATCACAAACACGGCGCCCTTCAACATGACCGGACATCCGGGACTGAGCATCCCATGCGCAATGTCGAAGGGACTGCCGGTCGGGCTAATGCTTATCGGGCGGCACTTCGAGGATGCGACGCTGCTGCGGATTGGGCATGCCTATGAACAGAGCGTTGATTGGCGCAAGGCATAGGGAGCATCGGCGAATCTTTCGGCCGATGGCGATAACCGTGCGTTCCGCGCTGGTCGGATCGCTGCTGTTCGCCCGACTGCGACAGCGGTCGCCGCAGACGCGATGCGCCGCAGCACCCACTCCAGCGAGCGGCTATAGCGATCTCGCAAGGCGGTGGCACGCCCGCCGCAAAGCCTTGATACGCGATTGCCACACGTCGTCACCGAGTAGGGTGCCGTGTTGCAGAAACTCGCCTAGCGCGCGGGGACCCTCCAAGGCGCCATGCGGCTGAACAACCGATCCCGCAGGACCAGCGTGTGAAACAGAACAGCCGAAAAATGCGCGATGAACGTGAGGAATAAGAGGTAGGCGAGAATTGTGTGCGCCGTCCGCAGGGCCGCGTACAACATCACGCTATGCGGAAGGATGGGGAAAAGATGCAGCCCGCCGTACAATACGATCGGATAGCGCGCCGCGGACAACATCCCCAAGCCAACCAGCGGCTGCACAAACAGCAATGTGTACAGCAAGATTTCCGACTCGTGTGCGATGAAGCGCTCCTGAGACGACATCGTCGCAGGAAAAGGAGGCATGGTGCTGAACTGCCGTTTCACGAACCGGATCACCACCAGAATCAGGACCAGGATCCCCAACGGGCGATGGATTGATACCAGCCGGTGGTAGTCGGCGAGCGACGCGACCATGGCAACACCAATGCCGAGCATGGTCAGCACCATCGCGGCGATCAGCCAGTGAAAAAACCGCATGGAACCTGGGAATTGCTGCGGGTTCGTTGCCACCTTGACGCTCACTTTCGCACGTCCGAAGGCGTGATCGCGCTCGGTTCCTTCTTCTCGCCCGCTCGCCTCGTAAACGATTGCGAATAAACCGCCGATCGAGCGCTGAGCAAAGGATCGTCGGACGGTGCGATCCCGGCCGGCAACACCAACGGATCGAAGTTGATGTCGCGACAGTTTCCAGGAGCCTCGGCCTCGACTTGGTCGATGATCAGCGTACCGGCATCGACGTGCTCCCGATCTTCCGGCCATGGGATCGTCGCATCGTCGGTAGGGTCGCCGGGTTGCCCAACCGTGAGGATCAGCCGCCACTGGACGGGCGCACTATGAATCCGCGCGATAAAATCGTCGAAGAGATAATTCTTGTCTGGATTGGCGGATTGAGCCTGATCTTCAGGTTTAAACGCATCCACCGGCACCAGCGACCATCGAACCGGCGTCGAGGTGCCGGCCGCGTTGACGAAACGGAACGCATTGAGGCCGTTGAAAGTGCTGTTGTCGAAGCCTGAGGAAAATGGTTTGGCTTTGATGATCGTTAGAGCCCGCGCACTCTCAGGATGGTCGGCGAAAAATGTCTTTAGCTTGTCGGGATCCGGCTTGCCCGTCGTCGGGTCCGGCTTCGATGCCAGCAATTGGTCATAGAATCCCTGAGCGGTTCTGACCGCGAAGGCGGGGATATCAACCATTGCCGTTCGCCACTCTTCCCCATTCGCTGGTGTGAAGGCGAGTCCCATCCCGCGCACGGACGCCGGAGTGTCGGACACGTAGGGGTTGCCACCGGGTAGCGAGACGCGGCCGATCACCGGCACGCGGCCGGGCTTGAACACGACAGCTTTCGACAAGCGCGCACCCTCGCCGTTGCTGTCGAAGTACCCGGTGATACACATGCCTTTGGCATGATTACGGCGGAAACCGGAGTGGATTCCGAAGACCTGCTGAAAACCGTTGACGAACCGCGCAGGTGTTAGTTCATGCGGACTGAACCAGCCCCCCAAATAGAGAAACCCTCCGACGACACATAGGATGACGACGCCGATGCCCGCCAATCGCGCCAGTGCGCTGGGTACGCTCAGGGGAGCTGGCTGATTTTCCGTCGATGGGGTCGCGTCACTTGGCAATTGCCCCCTCCAATGCCTGCTTACCTAGGCGACGATCCACATTTCCCGAGTAAGGTGCCGGGAAGCAGCGCTGGATCCCCGAGAGCGCCGAAGCTCCTGACAGCTCCTACTTCTGCCGGATTGCGCTTGAGTCCACAAGCAGGTCCTTCGCCGAAGTCACAGGGAGGTGCGAGACAATGGCCCAAAAAAGGCGCTAATTGGAGGAGACTACTGCGGTCTTCCGCATTCGCGATTGTTACCGGCGCAGATACAGCTTCAAGCGCGGCAACGTCGTATGCGGCGAGCCGCGCAGCATTCGAGAACGAGCTGCATGTCGGTGCGGGAATTGCGGAGGTCATCTTCGAGCGCGAGTTGAGTGATCCGAACCGCCGGATGACGTTGCGGGTTTATTCGGGGGAAAAGGCCACCAGAGTTTGGTTCAGGCAGATCGCGTGACTTGCGTCCGGGGGCTTCCTCGCGCTGTTCCAAAACAATCACCCGCTCCACCCGGATTCTGCGGATCTCGAAGCGCGGATAAATTTCAACGCCACCGAGTTCGACAAAGCTTTCTTCCAAGGGTGCTACCGGGCCACCGGGTCAGCAACAAAGCCGGTCGATAACCTTGAGGATGATGGGAGTGGTCTTTTCGAATGATTCGCGCCGGATGTATTCGTTAGGTTGATGGGCTTGCTCGAGATCGCCCGGCCCGCAGATCAGTGAATTGATTTCTGCGCGAGCGAAGAATCCTCCGTCGGTTCCGAACAGCACGCCGCCCGAGTCGTGGGTACCAGTCGCTTCCAGCAGGGCGGCCTCCAGCGGAGTTCCACGCGGGGAATTGAGCGGCGGAGTAACCACCGGAGAGGTCAATTCTATTTCCGCATTGTGATTGCGCGAGGCGTAGTCGTGCAATGAGACGCTTTCAATTCGGCGCTGCACCTCGCGATACAACTCCGTCGGGTCGACGTCCGGCAGTGTGCGGTAGCTCAGTTTCAGCACGCACTGCTCGGCGATCATGTTTACGGCCATGCCGCCGCTTATGGTGCCGAAGTTCAGAACGTCGTGGGGAGCGTCGGGGAAGATTTTCGTCTGCTCGGGGCGCGGGCTGGATCTACGCTGCTCCTGGATCTGGCCGATCACTTCGATGACTTTACCCATCACCGCGATGGCGTTGACGCCCGTCGCCGGCGCACCGCTGTGTCCGCCGCGGCCGCGTACGATCACATCGAACAGCACGATGCTTTTGTGGGCGTGGCTCACCTGCCAGGAAGTTGGTTCTCCGATCCAGGCGATGCGCGGAACCGGGGTCTCGCCGAGTATCGACTTGAGCGCGGGCCCAACCTGTGCGGCGCCCAGACATCCAACCTCCTCATCGGCGGTGAACACGAACACGAGCGGTCGCCTAAGCCGTGAAAGGTCAATTCGTGCAGCAGCATCCAAACACGCGGCGATGAAGCCCTTCATATCGGAGGTTCCGCGCCCGTAGAGCCGGTCGCCGGCGTCCTCCAGTTTCAGTGCGCTCCGGGTCCATCCTGGCTGTCCTTCGAAGGGGACGGTATCGATGTGTCCAGAAATAATCAGACCGTCCGTGCGCGAAGGTCCGACCCAAGCAACCAGGTTGGATTGCGGAACTCCCTCGACTTCAATCCTCTGCTGCTCGACCTTGAACCTGAGGCCCTCTAACTGGGTGGCCAAGTAGTCGATCGCGACCAAATCGCTGTTCGTACTGACGGTATCGAACCCGATTAAGCGACGGGTAACGTCGTAGAGGTAACTGGCCACTTCCTCACTCCAAGACCGACTCTACCACGGCCCACGGCAACGGGGATTGAGTCAGGTTCGTGGTTTCTTCGCCCGACAAAAAAGGACTTGGGGGTTACCTGCGAGCGCCGGGATGCGCTATCAGCTACAATGACCGACCGAGGATTCGCTGGATGCCGAATGAGGGCACGACGACCGTCGTCACGGACGATTCGCAATCAATACCACTTCAGTCGCAGGGCAATAGCGTGGCAAGTTCCACCTTAAGCGTGCCCTCTAAAGAGGTCCCGCTTCGGCCGGCTACGGAGGTTTCACGACCCGTCAAGGGGGAAGCCACCGAGCTTAGCGCGCCGGAACTCCTCCTGAATCGCGAGCTAACCTGGCTTGCGTTCAATCGCCGGGTGTTTGAGGAAGCGCTCGACCAGCACAATCCTCTGCTGGAGCGCGTCAAGTTCCTCGCCATTACCGCCTCCAATCTCGACGAGTTCTTCATGAAACGAATCGGCGGTTTGAAGCAGCAGGTCGTCGCGGGCTTACAGGAGCTCACGGTTGATGGCCGTACTCCACAACAACAGATCGACGAATGCCTCGCCGAAATTCGCGATTTCGAACCGCGCCAGCGAGCGTTGCTGCCGGCGCTCTTGGAGGAGCTCAAGAAGAACGATGTCCAGGTACTCTCTTTCGACCAATTAACCGGTGAAGAGCGAGTCGCGATTCGCGACTACTACTTTCGTAACATCTTTCCCCTGGTGACGCCGCAAGCTCTGGACCCCGCCCATCCGTTCCCGTTTATTTCGAACTTGTCGCTCAATCTGCTGGTGACCCTGCGCTCGCCGGATGATATCGAGCCTTCACTGGCACGAGTGAAAGTCCCGGTCGGGCTGGGTATTCCCCGCTTCCTGCGAGTCGACGGCACCAATCGTTTTGTCCCGCTCGAAGACGTCATCGCGCACACCCTCGACCTGCTGTTTCCGGGCGTAACGATCGAGTCGTACGAGTTCTTCCGGGTCACGCGCAACGCGAACACGGAGCGGGACGAAGACGAGGCCGACGACCTGCTAGCCCTGATCGAGTCGGAGCTGCGGGATCGCAGGTTTGCACCGATCGTAAGAATCGAGGTGGCGCGCGGCATCAACCCGGTGCATCGCGGGATGCTGGCTGCCGAATTGGGCCTCCACGAACTGCGTGACGTGTTCGAGGTGGACGGGATGCTCGCGATTCGCGATCTGATGGAACTGGTGGCGGTGGACAATCCGGCGCTGCACGATCCGCCGCATCATCCGGTCGACCATCCGCGGCTGACCCCCTCGCGAAACATCTTCCACGTGATTCGCGAAGCGGGTTCCGTGCTGCTCATGCATCCCTACGAATCGTTTTCGACCTCGGTCGGACGCTTCCTGCGCGAAGCGAGCGAGGATCCGAAGGTGCGCGCAATCAAGATGACGCTGTACCGGACTTCGCGTGATTCGGAGATCATCGACTATTTGTGCGACGCCGCGCGCAATGGCAAGCAGGTTGCGGTGGTGGTCGAACTGAAAGCGCGTTTCGACGAGGCAGCCAATATTCAGTTCGCATCACAGCTCGAGGACTACGGAATTCACGTGACCTATGGCGTGGTGGGTTTTAAGACCCACAGCAAGGTCATTCTGGTAGTGCGCCAGGATTACAATGGACTGCGCCGCTACGCGCATATCGGGACTGGCAACTACCATCCGGGGACCGCGCGTCTTTATGCAGATTTCGGGCTGCTCACCTGCGAGGACACGATCGGACAGGACCTGACCCAGCTCTTCAACTATCTGACTACCGGGTACTACGGAAACCGTTCGTACAAGAGAATTCTGCCGGCGCCTCGATTCCTGAAGAAAGCGTTGCTGGAAAAAATCGAGCGTGAAGCGAAACTGCATTCGACCTCGTCCCCGGGCCTGATCCAGATTAAGATGAACGCGCTCGAGGACGCAGATATCACCCTCGCGCTGTATCGGGCCTCGAGAGCCGGGGTAAAAATCGAATTGGTGGTGCGCGACACGTGCCGGCTGCGGCCCGGGGTCCCGGGGCTGTCGGAGAATGTCCGGGTCGTAAGTGTGGTAGGGCGCTTTCTGGAGCACGGGCGTATCTTCTATTTCCGCAACGGGGGCAACGAAGAGTATTTCATCGGCTCGGCCGATTGCATGAAACGCAACCTCGAGAGCCGCGTGGAAGTGGTCGCGCCGGTGGAGGATCCCGCGTTGCGCAAGGAACTCCGGACGGTGCTGGATCTGCAACTCAAGCCGAACCATGCGACGTGGGAAATGCACGCCGATGCGACCTATACGCGAACGGTGGCAGGCGATTGGCAGAACAACTGCCAGCAGGCGCTTATCGATCTGGTCACCAATCGCGAGAAGGAAGCGAGCAAGGTGCGCCGGAGACGGCGGCGGGGGTTCGCACGGCGCTCAGTGAAATAAATCCGCCCCTTTCGCAGCAACGGAGATCGAATCTTACCTCCCCAGGAACTCGCGCAATTGTTCTGCTAGTTCCTGAGGTTTTTCCTCGGGTATGAAGTGACCGCACTCGGCGATCGCTCCGCCCTCGGCGCGGTTCGCGACTCTTCGCAGTGACTGGACCACGAGCTCGCCGCGTCCGCGCAGACCGCCGCCCCCAAGCCCAAGCGTCGGCATCGGAAGTTTAAATCCGTTCGCAAGCGTCGCGCGATTGTCCTCGATGTCGCGCGACATCGCCCGATAGTAATTGAACCCCGCGCGCATCGCTCCCGGCTGCGAGTAGGTGCGGACGTATTCGGCGACGTCGGCATCGCTGAAGGTACCGGCCTGGTCGGCGCCGTTCATAAAGAAAAATTCCAGGTAGGTTCGCTCGCGGCCAACTGTCAACGCTTCGGGGAGGTCGGGCACCTGATGGAAGAGATGGTGCCACCGAGTCGCACCTCGCGGGTCGATGGGGCTGCCATCGCCTGGGGCGCGATCACCCGGTACCGGCACATCGAGCATGACCAGGTGAGTGACCGCCTCGGGGTGATCTGCGCTGAGACGGAATGCGACGGGTGCGCCCCAATCGTGGCCGACGACGATGAAACGTTGGTGGGCAAGATGATTGTGCATCAGTTCCCACACGTCGTTGGCCACGGTCTTCTTATCGTAGCCGGTGGAGGGACGCGACGAATCACCG contains:
- a CDS encoding glutathione S-transferase family protein encodes the protein MLKLYEHPFSPYVQKVKIALYEKNIPFEVEIPDAFSGAPTKFGTLNPRLEVPVLVDDGFAIFDSTIILDYLEDKWSSPPMLPVTPRERARVRMIEDLCDTYYEAINWGLMEVRAWKRVTGDRAAAIEKRAGEQTAGVFAWLERELGTSQWFNGSSFGHGDLSVFPYAHGSVVWGAEPKAGSRLASWLERMDERESVRKTIAATQQFAGSMDVLPAMLESGVFKRQYRDHRLEWMMRVGGAEVVLEGLRKGTIRFSEEVS
- a CDS encoding MBL fold metallo-hydrolase, with product MSTWKIGDVKVSRIIESEAPWPGTWLLPDATPENIKKEASWLFPTFTDEKGKLRMAIHALVLESQGKRIVVDTCIGNDKVRSNPAWSNLKLPFLDDLKKAGYTRDNIDIVVCTHLHVDHVGWNTTLENGKWVPTFPNARYLVGGTEWDYWSKSDNKDSRDPVEDSVRPVVDSGHAKLVDSNHRITDEVWLEPTPGHTPGHHSVRISSKGHDAVITGDLIHHPVQFQYPDWDDAFDSDLAMAKSTRRAFAEKYADRDVLVFGTHFATPSAGKISRSGGAFRFKAAL
- the argE gene encoding acetylornithine deacetylase, with the protein product MASYLYDVTRRLIGFDTVSTNSDLVAIDYLATQLEGLRFKVEQQRIEVEGVPQSNLVAWVGPSRTDGLIISGHIDTVPFEGQPGWTRSALKLEDAGDRLYGRGTSDMKGFIAACLDAAARIDLSRLRRPLVFVFTADEEVGCLGAAQVGPALKSILGETPVPRIAWIGEPTSWQVSHAHKSIVLFDVIVRGRGGHSGAPATGVNAIAVMGKVIEVIGQIQEQRRSSPRPEQTKIFPDAPHDVLNFGTISGGMAVNMIAEQCVLKLSYRTLPDVDPTELYREVQRRIESVSLHDYASRNHNAEIELTSPVVTPPLNSPRGTPLEAALLEATGTHDSGGVLFGTDGGFFARAEINSLICGPGDLEQAHQPNEYIRRESFEKTTPIILKVIDRLCC
- a CDS encoding cytochrome b/b6 domain-containing protein, with product MSVKVATNPQQFPGSMRFFHWLIAAMVLTMLGIGVAMVASLADYHRLVSIHRPLGILVLILVVIRFVKRQFSTMPPFPATMSSQERFIAHESEILLYTLLFVQPLVGLGMLSAARYPIVLYGGLHLFPILPHSVMLYAALRTAHTILAYLLFLTFIAHFSAVLFHTLVLRDRLFSRMAPWRVPAR
- a CDS encoding fumarylacetoacetate hydrolase family protein, which codes for MKLATFTYQGRTGIGVVTDESIIDLAAAAPELPREMVAFLGAGREALDIARKAVTGNAGRIALSSLKLEAPIARPPEFLAIGLNYADHVAETGREKPSFPMFFNKQATCVAGPNDPIHLPRASKALDYEGELGFVIGRRCRHVPRDRAHEVIAGYLIVDDVSVRDWQMRAPTMTLGKSFDTHGPIGPWIVTPDEIGDPHALDLKTFVNGEMRQHSNTRHLIFDCFAQVETLSTVFTLLPGTIVSTGTPSGVAAAMKPPKWLVAGDVVRIEIEKIGRLENQVIAEPAETAVR
- a CDS encoding catalase family peroxidase, with the protein product MPSDATPSTENQPAPLSVPSALARLAGIGVVILCVVGGFLYLGGWFSPHELTPARFVNGFQQVFGIHSGFRRNHAKGMCITGYFDSNGEGARLSKAVVFKPGRVPVIGRVSLPGGNPYVSDTPASVRGMGLAFTPANGEEWRTAMVDIPAFAVRTAQGFYDQLLASKPDPTTGKPDPDKLKTFFADHPESARALTIIKAKPFSSGFDNSTFNGLNAFRFVNAAGTSTPVRWSLVPVDAFKPEDQAQSANPDKNYLFDDFIARIHSAPVQWRLILTVGQPGDPTDDATIPWPEDREHVDAGTLIIDQVEAEAPGNCRDINFDPLVLPAGIAPSDDPLLSARSAVYSQSFTRRAGEKKEPSAITPSDVRK
- the ppk1 gene encoding polyphosphate kinase 1; translation: MPNEGTTTVVTDDSQSIPLQSQGNSVASSTLSVPSKEVPLRPATEVSRPVKGEATELSAPELLLNRELTWLAFNRRVFEEALDQHNPLLERVKFLAITASNLDEFFMKRIGGLKQQVVAGLQELTVDGRTPQQQIDECLAEIRDFEPRQRALLPALLEELKKNDVQVLSFDQLTGEERVAIRDYYFRNIFPLVTPQALDPAHPFPFISNLSLNLLVTLRSPDDIEPSLARVKVPVGLGIPRFLRVDGTNRFVPLEDVIAHTLDLLFPGVTIESYEFFRVTRNANTERDEDEADDLLALIESELRDRRFAPIVRIEVARGINPVHRGMLAAELGLHELRDVFEVDGMLAIRDLMELVAVDNPALHDPPHHPVDHPRLTPSRNIFHVIREAGSVLLMHPYESFSTSVGRFLREASEDPKVRAIKMTLYRTSRDSEIIDYLCDAARNGKQVAVVVELKARFDEAANIQFASQLEDYGIHVTYGVVGFKTHSKVILVVRQDYNGLRRYAHIGTGNYHPGTARLYADFGLLTCEDTIGQDLTQLFNYLTTGYYGNRSYKRILPAPRFLKKALLEKIEREAKLHSTSSPGLIQIKMNALEDADITLALYRASRAGVKIELVVRDTCRLRPGVPGLSENVRVVSVVGRFLEHGRIFYFRNGGNEEYFIGSADCMKRNLESRVEVVAPVEDPALRKELRTVLDLQLKPNHATWEMHADATYTRTVAGDWQNNCQQALIDLVTNREKEASKVRRRRRRGFARRSVK
- a CDS encoding amidase, translating into MSVKPPTAEEIRELARESYMELSASELDALVGAVRAQIPLLERVDAFAADIPASVARYPKRDAGAPMNRKDDPLNAVVRKCHIAGAPSGKLKGKRVGLKDSVCVAGIPVSGGSHVLQGYTADMDATIVARMLDAGAEIVAMLNMDDFALSGDGKTCACGPTLNPVNPEHCSGGSSSGSGAALGYDWIDITIGTDQGGSIRIPSSWSGVVGIKPTYSLVPYTGVMSIDPSLDHVGPMAKNVRDCALMLEVLAGKDPLDQRQGEVPIESYTELLDRGVKGLQLGLLREGFGHPGAEADVNDCVRKAGAALEKLGATVRELSIPEHRDASDLLFAIAPEGMMRLADTALQSVHFNGSYSPSLADFFSANLPSRASKEALTVKLMVVLGRFAARRYNGRLYARAQNYRPKLRALYDDALKCCDVLMMPTTPMKAPRQDSETPYGMITNTAPFNMTGHPGLSIPCAMSKGLPVGLMLIGRHFEDATLLRIGHAYEQSVDWRKA
- a CDS encoding alpha/beta hydrolase, producing the protein MGDFQFEHHYANLKGLRLHYVTAGRGTPMVLLHGWPQTWYEWRRLIPLLADRFAMVAPDLRGLGDSSRPSTGYDKKTVANDVWELMHNHLAHQRFIVVGHDWGAPVAFRLSADHPEAVTHLVMLDVPVPGDRAPGDGSPIDPRGATRWHHLFHQVPDLPEALTVGRERTYLEFFFMNGADQAGTFSDADVAEYVRTYSQPGAMRAGFNYYRAMSRDIEDNRATLANGFKLPMPTLGLGGGGLRGRGELVVQSLRRVANRAEGGAIAECGHFIPEEKPQELAEQLREFLGR